ATTCCATTTGAAGAAAGAAGAATAAATATCACTTCCGCGTTCTTTTTCTGCTAATGAAATCAGTGGAACTAGCTCTGAACACTCCTCTGTCAACCCTTAGCTGCGTACGCGTAGCGACATCTATGCGCGTGAGCCTGAGTAAATGGAGGCAGTAGCACCCGACAGAGGATGTCCTACACTATTGACAATAGGCTattgtcagttgaaacgattttcacatgtcgcatacagaagacatcgcagctgaaggcgacgaagggactacttcggtttttgaaagagacgggcttggacaaccgactgtgacagtgatgtcacgtaccacgcaagagtgacggactgtaactgacgatgtgtgtgctgtgctatgtgctctttctctctctcctcaccGTCTTTCATGCCCCCATCCCGCtctcatgtgtagggtagcaaaccggttgagctaaactagttaacctccctgcctttccttctccacttcttcgttccttccttccttccttccttccttcctttcttcctacTACATGGCGGGAGCAGATAGGCAAGAACAACCGTTTGTCAGAGGCGGTTTCGAGTGCAGAAATGTTATGGCCCATGCGCTATTACTTTTTCTACGAATAAGTAATTTTTTTATGAAAGCTTCTATAAGGGTAACGTAACAATTTATAACGATTCAGAAATCTTCTTAGAATAAAGATATGTACAATCACCTAAACAATCCGCAAGAAAACGTTTTTCGGCAGCTTGTAATACTCAAAAATGCTAAACAAAGCAAGGAAACTCCATAAATACATTGAAAATACGAGCAAGTGTGTCCTAAGTAATTTTCTTGCCCTGCCTCATTTGCGGAAACGTTTGCATGAAGTACAGTGCAGGCTGCGTCTTTCACGAGCTACATTgcaattattgttattattattatttgatttgaaaacgtgtatatatacacatggcaggaaagggaaagcgaggggTAGTCTTGCAACCGCCGCCGGAAGGGGCACTACGCCTGCCTACTTTTCAGAAACGAGGAGACAGAAAcgtagaaatggaagataggaagaaggggaggaacgaggaaagaaagagaaagatgacaaacctaaaaaaaatgaagcagaacACACACTCAGtcattgactgattgattgtttgattcattctttgtttcttttgttaaTTAATTGAATATTCCATTCATTCTTTGTCTCTTTAGAGCCTTCGGAATATTTCGTGAACCTGGCCGTACTAGCTGGCAGTCCCACGCAATTGCAAGCCTCTTGGACCACTCATGGGTCTGGTGACGACGTCGTGAAACGGTACGAGCTCTCGTGGTGGAAGCGTGGCCCCCGCCATGACAGCGCACCGGCGACGAGCAAATCTACGGCATTCTCCCACGAAACGTGGATGACTCTCGACGGATTGGAGCCCCACACGAGTTACGCAGTCCAGGTGGTCGCCGTCTGCGAAAACGGCAACGTCACGACGCGACGCCAATCGGCAATCGTGTCGGCTACCACCTATCCCGAAGGCCTCGTGCACGTCTCTGACGTCACTCTGGCCACGACCAATCGGAGCCCTTCGCTGTGCGACGTTTCCGTAGCGTGGAAGGCGAATGCCGCAGATATGGAGGCACTCGAGCGACACGAGTACCGCGTCAAGCTGTGCGTCGGTGCGGAAGACGTCGCCGAAGATTGCCGCAACGAAACAGTTCAGGGCGGGCGCTCCAGAGTTTCCTTTCCGGGTGTCCCCAATTTCGCGCCTCTGCTCGCTGCGGTGACTCCAGTTTTTAAAATTCCGGGCAGAGCGTTCGAAGGTGAGACCACCGTGGCTCGAGGCCCGAGCTGCATGCTGAAAATACCGAGAGTCGAAGAGCTAGCCATCGGGAAAGTGACCGGTAGGTCGGCTCGCGTCACCTGGTCGAAGCTGAAAGAGCTTGACGGCGTCCGCGGTGCTCACTACCGTCTGGTTGTGAGCGCCGATATGCCCGCAAAGAAGGACGAGGAAGGTGGCACTGACACAGAGGGAGAGCAGGCAGAGGCAGCAGGCGACAGATCCGCAGAACGCgacgacaccatcgtgcaaaattTGTCTGCGAATGAAACCAGCTTCGAGCTGCTCGGCTTGAAACCGTGGAAGAACTACTCCGTCACTGTCACACCTGGAGTCACAGCGACCGGAGTGGCCGTAACGGGAGAGAGTTCCAGTGAAGTCTTCGAAACGCCAGCGGGACGTAAGTTACTGGAGCACGCAACGTAGCAGAAGTTCGAAAGGCCCCACACTCTCTGTGCTCTGACAGTAgcgaaagaggggggggggtgctcagAGCTGCTCGAAAAGTGCTGTAAAGCTCGGCGTGCGAGCGCCTGCAAGGAAGCTTCTGGAGCATTTTTGAAAGCTGTAAAAGGGCACTGAAATCTTTTAGGGAAGTTTTGGGTGGCTGACCCGCTCtaaccctccccccctcccccctgtatTCTCAAGCTATCCTTGACTCGAAGCACTTCCTCCTGCATTCCACCCAGTTGAGCACAGAGCCACCCCTCGGCCGAAGATGGCGCTATGTTTCTCAAGAATTCCCGTGGAGTGTCAATGAAACAAAGCGACCACTTCTGTCCAAAGGCGGCACTGTCATCTTTCTTGAGTCAAGGAAGAGCGTCGAGTGGAGGAGCATTCTAGAATACGGGTATTACATACCCTACATGAGTACTGAGCAGCCTAATTACCACAGTTACAACGTTGCTATAATTGAGTGAGTCTCTTTGTTAATACAAGCTGTCTATAGAAGCGTCAATATCGCGTAATTACCAGTGAggtgataagagagagagagagaatgggttGATGAAGTAGTAGTTTAGCTGTTTTGTTTTTCTATGAACAATGTTGCCAAAACTTACTAACAGTCCTTGCTGAAATGACTGGCAGAACAATAGCTCGTTCTTTTATGAAGCGCTGGCCACTCCTTACTGCTTACACGTTAGGAAGCGTTCAACAACATATGCAGAGATACAGCCGCATAGGTATATACGTCCATAGTTTTCGTAAGCGGATAGTAACCGTAAGTGTAGTAATATGCACAGGTACTCCGTCTAGCAGCCCCGCCGCCACGTACAGATTTAGCCTCGAAGAAAATGCCCCATTAGTATTACGTCACTCATAAAAGCTTGAATTCGACAGGAAATCCGGCAGGTCAATCTTCCAATAACCGATATCTGGGCAGGCCCGATGCCCGCCATTTTCTTCCCTCGAAGTGCAGCTATATATCGGCTTTATATCTTACTGAACACTAGCATGTGTTTTTCTTGGTAGTGGGATACACTAGCATGTGTGTTTCTTGGTAGTGGGATGACACTTTACAGTAGCCAACGCATGATTTCAGTTGCACGCTAGCTTTACGAAGAGCTTTAGTTGGTCCATATACGTCTTCACTGCTTGAAGAATACCTGAAAACCGCAGGCCCAGACAGCCACCGTAATGCTCGTAGCGACACTTTACGACCGTCTGCTCAATCACAACGCTTCGAAAACATTTTTGTGTTCCGCGAGTGTTCTCgtcaaaggaacaaaaaaaaataactccTATGTGCTTTAATTATTCTGTTGGCTCCGACGCCCTTATGCCGGCAGTTGTGTATAGAATACAGCAGGTCATGGCAGTAATGATTCATTGCTGTCTCGTTCACCGTGTTCACGCAAGATCGCGCCAGCAGCGCGGCTGCTCACCTCTGCGCCTCTGGTACTGCGCTGATCTCAACACTCCTCCTACCAACATGCTAAAAACATACGCATAGTGTTATCACGAAAATGCATAGCCATAAACGTCATTGGACGCACCATTctcacccgcccccccccccccctcctactcTACCGCCGTTGCGGTTGCTGAGTGGTGAATGGCACTCTCCTATTGAACATGAGGTCGTTGGTTCGATCCCAGTTCGTCGCAGTCGCATTTCGATTGAAGCGAAATGCAACTATGGCCGTGCGCCGCAGCTCGGGGCGAATTCCCATTTCCCCTGTTTAAGTGCATGTAAAACAAAGTAATACTTTCGCTAAGGAACCGCTAGGACGGTGTCGACaaaatttgtcgcatttgaaagagaaaattTGATACTAACAATATTAGGAAGGAAACCTTGCATTTAGGACCTCAATTTTCTTTTTACTCAAGTTACCAAGAAATCAATAGGTTTCAAGACAATAAAAGCACCGAGTTTACAAATATGTAACTCTACACCAGAAACAGGCGTCGCAGTTCCTTAAACGGCATCTGTTATAGCGTCTCAAGTGGACAAACTGAGGTATAGGAATTTAGAGCTTGTGTGCAAATTGTATAATATTTACAAACGTTTTGGAAAAGCCGTGCTCACAgactagcaatatatttcagaGCGGTCTATACTGCATATATTTCGTCCACTTTAGTTACATTATCAGTtgtagtttacagaattgtgatatattttttttttcattgtagagTTACAATGTTCTAAACTTTACAacttatttttctgtaaatttgcaATTTTCCAGAATTTCTCTGATTTGCCTAAACTAGAGAATCTCCTTCCTGCGATTCCTAGATTTCAACTTCTTTTAAGCGCAACAAACGTCATCGAATGCGGTGCTGTAGTTTCCGAGCAATACGATTTATCCGTTCCCCATTTGTTTAGGTAGGAGATCCTGAGCTAAATCCGGGAGCCCCCCATGGCTGCGTGTCTCGTAGCACGTGATTTACTCTGGAACGTCTGACGCAGTCTACAACCACTGGAGCCAGAGTTTTGGACAATGTACCTCTGAATATCAACAATACCAAAATCAAATTCCTTGTCGAAACGCTACTACATCAGCTTAGTCTAAAGAGCATGAGGCTAACTTGTAATCTATGTGCTGCTTCCTCGTACCACATTCTTCTCGGCTGAATTTTTTTCGTTATACTTGTTCTTTGATAAGTACAATTTTTCGTAAGACATAGTTACCGACAATTCTGTACTTGTTGCGATCGTGCGCCCAATGGGTTACCGCGTCTGAGTATAATTACCCAATTGGATTAAGCAGTAGCGCGCTGTTACGGGTGCGAAATGCatccgtttctttttttgtacgaTCTTTGAAAGGCAAATCAAGAAATTAAAATGTTAGGAAACACTTTTTCACTTTAGCCCCGGGCAAGCCTCGAAACCTCTCCGTGGTCGCACGTGAAGGAGACCTCTACCTGACCTGGCTCGGTCCGGAATCGTGGAACGGGCCCCGCGGGGGTTACGAAGGCAACGTCGCCTGCGTCCAGGACAACGTCAGGGTCAACAGGCCCAGCGTCGTTCTCGGGCCCGACACGACGGAGTTCGCGACTCCGGCACCGAGCCCTGGAACGTCTTGCACCTTGAGCGTCCACGCTTTCAACGTGTACCAAGGAAAATCCCTGGACGGAGACGTTGCCAGGGTCCAGTTCAAGTTTACCAGCGGCGAAGACGCCTTGCAACGGTAGCCGGGACTTTTTCGAGCGACGAATGAGGAGGCAACGTCCCGGAACGCACTCAATAATGCCAAACGATCGCATTCGCATACTCAGAGTAAGGCTGAATAAAAGGGTGTTCAGGAAAATTGATCCCAACGTTCTGGTGGTCTCACCTTGTtcttattctgaaaaaaaaagcgagcaacGTACTTTAGCTATTCCTCCTGCTTTTTGATTCATTTGGCGTGATAGCTGCAGGTGTTTTGCAGCTAAACCGTGCCGCGTTATCTAAAAAAATTTTCAGAAGTACGCCGTTCCTAGCAACTCATACATCAacgacagtgaagctgtatataaGTGAGTGTTCACAGCCTTCGGAAGTTCTAGGGGTCTCTTTTGCCGCGGCACGAAATCCACCCAAGAGTCTGCAAGCAACTCACTCTATCCGGTGCGATGTATTCACTAAAACCTGGGCGTCTTCGTACACCTCATTATATCTGGGCTTTGTACTACCGTGCCCGTGCTAAAACATCACTAAAACTGTTCTTAGTCAAAGAGGCTCGGACTGCGACACCCACGAGGCGTCTGTCGATTCCTCCTAGCTGACCCTCAACTTGGAATCAGGGACACCAGAGGTAAGAAACGAAAATTCATAATTCTTGAAAATTGCGTTTCAAACGAAATTCAGGGCCCCGACGCAGGCTACGCTGGTGGCTGTTCTTTGATTGACATTTGACACCGACCACGCGTCTCTCCGTATGCCGCCATCGTTTTGCACCGCTGCCGCACGAAAACCGTTGTGCAGCTGCACTCATTAAATTAGGTTAGATAGTCCTCATCCGCTACGGTGCTGCCTGTATTCGCTCCGGACCACATGCACagacgtcccccccccccccctccccccgctccaGAGTCCCTACATCAGGCTAGACTCCGCAGAAATGAACAACCGCCAGAGTTGCGTGTGACAGCGCTGTCAGGTGAGTCTGTATTGCTGAGAGGCATCGTGCACCCAAGCATCCTTCCTCGTGGTAGTACGACAGCCCCATGCCGTGCGCGAGGCGTTGAGGACCTCCACTGTTACGACTTGGAGGCCATTCGTGGACTTCCATATTTCTCTtacaaatagagagagagagagagagagaaaaaagaatgcagagaaaggcacggaggttaaccagaggtagttccggttggctaccctgcaaggGGGAAGGTTTAagaggataaaaagagaaacagagtggaagggggacatagagagaaagagagacgagcatgaacaaagcgcgtacactacagagcggtagggggcggctgtctatcgtgaagccccgtagaccgcaggaaccttaataatgcgagtaaggccttcaacgcggatgttctttcggagcactggcctaaagctttgagttctgatagcggatgattgtccaactggtccagtactctgcacaatgacttgtctctgggcactatatcgcgggcagacacagataatatgtgcgagcgtgtcatcgatgttgcatgtgccacacgtagggctgttggccactccaatgaggaaagcatatgagttcgtaaagctaacgcctagccacagacggtatagcatggtctgttcacgtcgtggtaacccaggcgggaggtgcatccgtaagtccggagacaacgaacgcaaacgacacatggcgaaaacattcgagtcccacaggggcaaagtagctCGTACAAAGTGATCGAGATCCGGTAGCTGGTCCCGAGGGGGGCTGTACACACGATGGCCACGAATAGGCTTTTCTGCGTCTTTCGTTACGGTAAAACCTCGATTAGGGTGTGTTCTGTCTGGGTGTTGTctacgtcgtttttttttctttcgctgtgAAAGTTTTCTTGATGGCAGTGCGTTGGGTTTGTGCATATGTGGTGTATCCTTGCAGTCGGGCGTTCTGCGTCTTGGTTTGCTGTAGTTCAATGACGTCGGGTTGATTCAGCTTGACGAATTATCGCAGGTTGTCCCGTCGACAGTCCCATTGCCATATGCGAAAAGTTGAATGCTTCTTCGCCTAGCGGCTAGGAGTCGCCATCATcgatggattcgaattcgcgtcgGCGATCGCGAGTATGCGAGAAGGAGCGAGAGTCGTTGTGGTTGTTCGCCCGCACCTTCTTCCAAATTATGGGGAGCGAATCGTCGAATTATGCCTTGATGACGTAGTTCTTTTTTACGTGCGCGATAAAACTGTTCAGCGAAGGGGGTGATCCCATCGTTTTCGGCGTTTAGCGTGGCAATCTTCTTTTCGAAGGTtgcggccgtttttttttctcgattgcTGATGGGACGATTTTTTTCATCGTGACGTGAATGTTCTTCACAAATGCATCTTGCGACATCAAGCACCTTGCACCTGCAGCGGCTTCGACGTCCGCCTTGGTCAGCGTCGTTGCCGGCTGTCTGCTTATGTTTTCGAGCTCCTGGCATTTTTGATGCAGCTTGTCGGTGAGTTCTTGTTTCTCCTTGCATTTCTGAAGCAGTTTTTCGGTGAGCTCTTGTTGTCTCGGTTGACTGTCGCGTAGCTTGTCTATGAGGTTTTGCTGGCTCTGCAATTGGCTGTGCTGATTCTGCACTTTGTTCTGCTGGTTCTGCAGTTTGTCTTCGAGGACCCGTATGGCTTCGGCCGGCGAGATGTCCGAGCTGCTCGTACCACCCGAGTCGCTCGAGCCACTTGCCACGATGGCGTAGCTCGCGCGCTTGACCGTGCGGGACCGCGAGCGAGAGCGGGAGCGTCCTTCCTTTCTATAGATCACTATCACTATCTCCCTATGACTTGGATCTGCTGCGCCTGGGAGAGCTGCCCGCactgctcctgctcgagctggtGGCCGAGGTGTTCAGCTCCTCGGGAACTGCTGGAGCTCCACTGCTGGAGCTCCAATGGTTGAGGCGCTGGAGCCTGTTGAGGCGCTGTTGCCGTATATTGTAGGGTGGTGGTTCCTGCTTCAGTCTATTCTTACACTCTGTACTTGCAGTTTCGTGCCCTTCTCCGCATAGCTAGCAAATGGGTTTGCAATCGCGGTCTTGTGGTCGTCCTGTCCTGCCGCATTTGTAGCAGAAATCCGGTATCTGTCTCAGACAAACGTCTTGACGGTGTCCCTTGTTGCCACAGGTTCGACAGTACTGCACTGACTTGCGATATGGTCTGCAGCGTAAGTCTACACTGTGGAAGATGACATAGTAAGGAACGTGTGGTCCTTCGAAgaatgcgactgccgcggtcgACTGACCCATCATTTGGGCGTGAAGAACGGTACATATTGCCGATGCTCGGATTCCTACCATGAGTCCTTCGGGGGCTCGTTCTGGATATCAGGCCATTAATGACCCCTCTGGGTACGTCGGCCGGAGTCCGTATGTTGCCTTTGAAGTTGTGGTAAGTGCTTCCGAGCTGTATTCTGTTGATGCTGACCAGTATCTTGGCATTTTCCTTGTCGGTCATGCTTGCGGTGATTAAATTTTCAGTTCTCTGTACTTGTACGCGTACTTTGTCATTGAAGTCTTGCTGCGATAGCCCACTCGCTCTGTCAATTGCGTGAATGACTACGACGGTGTTCCATTTAGCGAGTTCGAGACGTGCTTGCGGCCGGTAGATGATCCTAAAGTCATCGAGTGGCAGGAGCGACAGCTTGGGTTTGTGCTGTTGTTGTGACGGTGCTTTAGTGGACGTCTGCTCTTTggctgttgtcttttttttttgccggcatCTTTATATTCGCCATCCACGTGCTTTCCGATTCGAGTGTTCTGCCCCTGCCTGCGTCATAGTTCCAGGTATCTTCCCCATTGTTTTCTTCCATCGGTTTCATATAGTGCTGATGACGATGGCCTCATACTATGGCTCGTATGCATTCTATTTGTTTCGTGTTCTTTGGGGTTCTTTGACATttcactcgctgcagctgcctCTCGGCTCATCCTAGGAGCTCTTCGTCGCGGCGTGGGCGAGCGCTCGTGCGCTCTTGCTCACGCACCGCGCGGTGGTGGCGCTGCGAGCGTGCGGTATCGGAAATGACGTTTCGTATATTGAGCTAGATTGCCCTTACCCTGAAGTGGCTAGTGTCCGCCGATTTATCTCATCTTGCCAGTTGCACCAGTACAAAAAAAACTGGGTTTGTCACTGGCTTTGTTCCTGGCTGAGAAGCACGAAAAGCGGCAGCCCGTGTGTGACACGTCTGTTCTTCACGGCCCCCTGGCGGTGAGTCTATTTTTGATGGAATTAATGATAATTCGTTACTTCCTTCTCTGTAATGTGAACGAGTCTGCTTCCGTCAACGCAGTCCGGTGCTGCAAACATTCGACCACGATCCCACGCAtgcttctctcgtgccaaagCCAGCCAGCTCTTCGAGATGTTTGGCGCGTATGTCACGTGTCAGCTTCTCGCATTCTTCGCTcgtggcagctagcgctttgacCCTCCATATGAGACTACATAACCCTCGGGGTGGTCCCACATGCCCCAGTCTTTTCCCCGCAGCAGTACGTATAAGCTATGCTGCATTGTACACGGTTTTACGTCCGGCCAGGTAGAACAGCATTTTACGTTCCTTCGTCGAAGCGCGAATGACATTGTCGTTTTAACGTGCACCACATGGCATCGACGTAAGTGCGGGCGGTCGTACAACTCTTAGTCAGAGATGACGTCACACAGTCAGTATTTATTTCGTTTACGCCCGTCCAGTAGCTATGCAGAGCCGAACTATCAGCATGTCGCAAACTCGCGTCGTACTGGCGGAGTAGCAAAATAATCATGCCGTCGTCCCATGTACGATTGTCGTGACCtttgactggcgcagcatggccttagttgcg
The nucleotide sequence above comes from Dermacentor andersoni chromosome 10, qqDerAnde1_hic_scaffold, whole genome shotgun sequence. Encoded proteins:
- the LOC126544436 gene encoding uncharacterized protein — translated: MTIRLSAWRTNRPRPCGHDALKQATMTSCGTRKILRFTAALCFVAAFQTTHAFQEACPQPSAIKIVDVGFDYVTFEWNATENLQNPLHCACGFPGVYSDVCSTDTYPSHCTKNLTGRATAMFNLTPGYTHSVCVQTQCSATNFSRPFCTKIHTLYLEPSEYFVNLAVLAGSPTQLQASWTTHGSGDDVVKRYELSWWKRGPRHDSAPATSKSTAFSHETWMTLDGLEPHTSYAVQVVAVCENGNVTTRRQSAIVSATTYPEGLVHVSDVTLATTNRSPSLCDVSVAWKANAADMEALERHEYRVKLCVGAEDVAEDCRNETVQGGRSRVSFPGVPNFAPLLAAVTPVFKIPGRAFEGETTVARGPSCMLKIPRVEELAIGKVTGRSARVTWSKLKELDGVRGAHYRLVVSADMPAKKDEEGGTDTEGEQAEAAGDRSAERDDTIVQNLSANETSFELLGLKPWKNYSVTVTPGVTATGVAVTGESSSEVFETPAGPPGKPRNLSVVAREGDLYLTWLGPESWNGPRGGYEGNVACVQDNVRVNRPSVVLGPDTTEFATPAPSPGTSCTLSVHAFNVYQGKSLDGDVARVQFKFTSGEDALQR